A single Gopherus evgoodei ecotype Sinaloan lineage unplaced genomic scaffold, rGopEvg1_v1.p scaffold_53_arrow_ctg1, whole genome shotgun sequence DNA region contains:
- the LOC115643235 gene encoding serine protease 27-like, protein MGCLCSPVALALLAITLLQGPQGTWNQQLFPPICLSCEPRGAPAVQSLPEPGLVSCAPDPHPPRLQQGDPCSRHRPSAVPVRYTDEILPVCLPGPSYSFPDNHMCWVTGWGRIDSEVSLPPPKPLQEVQVQLIDTAACNTLYNINPAPNIGRDSIKPDMICAGYAEGQRDSCQVS, encoded by the exons ATGGGGTGTCTCTGTTCCCCAGTGGCCCTAGCACTGCTGGCGATAACCctgctgcagg GTCCTCAGGGGACCTGGAATCAACAG CTCTTTCCCCCAATCTGCCTATCGTGTGAACCTCGGGGAGCACCAGCTGTCCAATCCCTCCCCGAGCCGGGTCTCGTCTCCTGTGCGCCAGATCCTCATCCACCCCGATTACAACAGGGGGACCCGTGCAGCCGACATCGCCCTAGTGCGGTGCCAGTGCGATACACCGACGAAATCCTTCCCGTCTGCTTGCCTGGCCCTTCCTACTCCTTCCCTGACAACCACATGTGCTGGGTCACTGGTTGGGGGAGAATAGACTCTGAGG tctctctcccaccccccaagccGCTGCAGGAGgttcaggtccagctgatcgACACTGCAGCCTGCAACACCCTCTACAACATCAACCCGGCCCCTAACATTGGCAGGGACTCCATCAAACCCGACATGATCTGTGCTGGCTACGCCGAAGGGCAGAGGGACTCCTGCCAGGTGAGCTAG